Proteins from a single region of Bdellovibrio bacteriovorus HD100:
- a CDS encoding DUF3299 domain-containing protein: MKKWVLAGAFILVAVTAAVIYQFAGSGGAALNGVEVDWRLLGEMDYVTGNSSSELKALDGKTVKIPGFMVPLEDDQREVVEFLLVPSPQACIHVPPPPPNQMVYVKMKRGTDAAVGPIWVHGTLNLVTKKSMYGDASFELIGEAIEPYK; this comes from the coding sequence ATGAAGAAGTGGGTATTAGCAGGAGCGTTCATTCTGGTGGCTGTTACAGCTGCCGTCATCTATCAGTTCGCCGGATCCGGTGGCGCCGCATTGAATGGTGTCGAGGTCGACTGGCGATTGTTGGGTGAGATGGACTATGTGACTGGCAACTCGTCTTCAGAGCTGAAAGCGCTGGACGGGAAGACTGTCAAGATTCCGGGCTTCATGGTGCCCCTTGAAGACGATCAGCGCGAAGTGGTGGAGTTCCTTTTGGTGCCAAGCCCGCAGGCTTGCATCCACGTTCCACCGCCGCCGCCGAATCAAATGGTGTACGTTAAGATGAAACGCGGAACTGATGCGGCGGTAGGGCCGATCTGGGTCCACGGAACTTTGAATCTAGTGACTAAGAAGTCTATGTACGGGGATGCCTCGTTCGAATTGATCGGAGAGGCGATCGAACCTTACAAATAA
- a CDS encoding RsmB/NOP family class I SAM-dependent RNA methyltransferase, producing the protein MKIHKHLVSEIVTALDEIFEQGFYADKVIQRHLKANSRWGSRDRRFFAESVYEIVRWERLLSHLADDNDLWKVWGAYWVRGGNELPDWEELDGLDPKEVIAREKNVSSFAIAQSIPDWMHERGTLELGEEWKDAMRALNKPAEVFLRTNTLKTTPDELIKTLEKDGINATKVSPDLPNALRLVERKNVFITESFKQGLFEVQDAASQMVAPLLGIEPGHRVIDACAGAGGKSLHMASMMKNKGKIISLDIHDWKLKELKVRARRDGVDVIETRLIDSNKVIKRLYDTADRVLLDVPCSGMGVLRRNPDTKWKLSNEEIDRLHGLQYEILSTYCNMTKKGGQMVYATCSLLPSENEKQIEKFMAEHGKDWTLLKQIHVRPDKEGYDGFYAALLKRN; encoded by the coding sequence TTGAAAATTCACAAGCATCTCGTATCTGAAATCGTTACCGCTCTGGATGAAATCTTTGAACAGGGTTTCTATGCTGACAAAGTCATCCAGCGCCATCTGAAGGCCAACTCCCGCTGGGGTTCCCGCGACCGCCGTTTCTTTGCTGAATCTGTTTACGAAATCGTGCGCTGGGAGCGCCTGCTGTCCCACCTTGCGGATGACAATGATCTTTGGAAAGTCTGGGGCGCCTACTGGGTGCGCGGCGGGAACGAACTTCCGGACTGGGAAGAGCTTGACGGTCTTGACCCGAAAGAAGTCATCGCCCGTGAAAAGAATGTTTCATCGTTCGCCATTGCGCAAAGTATTCCGGACTGGATGCACGAACGTGGCACCCTGGAATTGGGCGAAGAGTGGAAGGATGCGATGCGCGCGTTGAACAAACCCGCGGAAGTGTTCCTGCGCACCAACACTTTGAAAACCACGCCGGATGAGCTGATCAAAACTTTGGAAAAAGACGGCATCAACGCCACGAAAGTTTCTCCGGATCTGCCGAACGCTCTGCGCTTGGTGGAGCGTAAAAACGTCTTCATCACCGAATCTTTCAAGCAGGGTCTGTTCGAAGTGCAGGATGCCGCTTCCCAGATGGTGGCGCCGTTGCTTGGAATTGAGCCCGGTCATCGCGTGATCGACGCGTGTGCGGGGGCCGGTGGCAAGAGTTTGCACATGGCTTCCATGATGAAGAACAAGGGCAAGATCATCTCCCTGGATATTCATGATTGGAAATTGAAAGAGCTGAAAGTCCGTGCCCGCCGGGATGGTGTGGACGTGATCGAAACACGTTTGATTGATTCCAACAAAGTGATCAAGCGCTTGTACGACACTGCGGACCGCGTGTTGCTGGACGTGCCTTGTTCGGGAATGGGCGTTTTGCGCCGCAATCCTGACACCAAATGGAAACTGAGCAACGAAGAGATCGACCGTCTGCATGGTTTGCAGTACGAGATCTTGAGCACCTATTGCAACATGACCAAAAAAGGCGGGCAGATGGTCTATGCGACCTGCAGCCTTTTGCCGAGTGAAAACGAAAAGCAGATTGAAAAATTCATGGCTGAACACGGGAAGGACTGGACTTTGCTCAAGCAAATTCACGTTCGTCCGGATAAAGAGGGCTATGATGGCTTCTATGCAGCTTTGCTGAAGCGAAATTAA
- the hisS gene encoding histidine--tRNA ligase, which yields MSNKIQRVRGTRDLLPEDSILFRFVEESAYEKALLYGYGEIETPIFEFSDVFHRTLGETSDVVNKETYDFTDRGGESLTLRPEGTAGVARAFISEGMMQNLPLKFYYSGPMFRYERPQKGRYRQFYQLGAECLGYESPLADVETISLAWDLLKKIGISDDCTLEINTLGDAESRAAYRDTLVNYFTAHKDQLSEDSKMRLEKNPLRILDSKDEGDKKLNANAPKLEQSLNQTSQDFFKKVIAGIEKLGIPYKINDHLVRGLDYYCHTVFEFTTTKLGAQGTVLAGGRYDGLIETMGGPKTPGVGWAAGIDRLADLTPKELATKKEVIIAVVGADEQGEDESVKVAHEMRVRGFKTENFLSGKMGKKMQKANKLGAHYALILGGNEVTNKTVTVKNFTTGEQKEITRAELQTYPFSI from the coding sequence ATGAGCAATAAAATTCAACGCGTCCGCGGCACTCGAGACCTGCTTCCTGAAGACAGCATTCTTTTCCGTTTTGTCGAAGAATCAGCCTATGAAAAGGCACTTTTGTACGGATACGGAGAGATCGAAACCCCTATTTTCGAGTTTTCTGACGTTTTTCACCGCACTTTGGGTGAAACTTCCGACGTTGTGAATAAAGAGACTTATGATTTTACAGATCGTGGAGGCGAAAGTCTGACGCTCAGACCCGAGGGCACTGCGGGTGTGGCTCGTGCTTTTATTTCAGAAGGCATGATGCAGAATCTTCCACTGAAGTTCTATTATTCCGGCCCGATGTTTCGTTATGAGCGACCACAAAAAGGACGATATCGCCAATTTTACCAATTGGGCGCAGAGTGTTTAGGTTATGAGTCCCCTTTGGCCGACGTGGAAACGATCTCTTTGGCGTGGGATCTGCTGAAAAAAATCGGCATCTCTGACGACTGCACTTTGGAAATCAACACACTGGGCGACGCGGAAAGCCGTGCGGCTTACCGCGATACTTTGGTGAATTACTTCACAGCCCATAAGGATCAGCTTTCTGAAGACAGCAAAATGCGTCTGGAGAAAAATCCGCTGCGTATTCTGGATTCCAAAGACGAAGGCGACAAAAAGCTGAATGCCAACGCACCAAAACTTGAACAATCCTTGAATCAGACTTCCCAGGACTTCTTCAAGAAGGTCATCGCGGGCATCGAAAAGCTGGGAATCCCTTACAAGATTAATGATCATCTGGTTCGTGGACTTGATTATTATTGCCACACGGTCTTCGAATTCACGACCACCAAACTGGGCGCGCAAGGCACTGTGCTTGCGGGCGGTCGTTATGATGGCCTGATTGAAACCATGGGTGGACCAAAAACTCCGGGCGTGGGCTGGGCTGCCGGCATTGACCGCTTGGCCGACCTGACTCCGAAAGAGCTGGCAACCAAAAAAGAAGTGATCATTGCCGTGGTGGGTGCTGACGAACAAGGCGAGGACGAAAGCGTCAAAGTCGCTCACGAAATGCGCGTTCGCGGCTTTAAGACTGAAAACTTCCTGTCCGGTAAAATGGGCAAGAAGATGCAAAAAGCCAACAAACTGGGCGCACACTATGCTCTGATTTTGGGTGGCAACGAAGTGACTAATAAAACAGTGACAGTGAAGAATTTCACCACCGGGGAGCAAAAAGAAATCACCCGTGCGGAACTTCAGACCTACCCGTTTTCGATCTGA
- the nrdR gene encoding transcriptional regulator NrdR: MKCPFCGHADDRVLDTRVQKDGSIRRRRECLECKARFSTVETIMLAFPFIIKKDGRREPFSKEKILKGLQASCQKRPVSLAQIDAVVEKISAWVINRGESEISSRLIGKKVMAELKQLDDVAYIRFASVYRTFKDVQEFVETLEDAELLDFVDASNPQLSLTAMTFVESEKSTNHETDSKTPSPRTRPPGPLSN; the protein is encoded by the coding sequence ATGAAATGCCCTTTTTGCGGACATGCTGATGACAGAGTTTTGGATACCCGAGTGCAGAAGGACGGAAGCATCCGCCGCCGTCGTGAATGCCTCGAGTGCAAAGCCCGTTTCTCGACTGTAGAAACGATCATGCTCGCGTTCCCGTTCATCATCAAAAAAGACGGCCGCCGCGAACCGTTCAGCAAAGAAAAAATCCTGAAAGGTCTTCAAGCCTCCTGTCAGAAGCGTCCGGTCAGCCTGGCGCAGATCGATGCGGTGGTTGAAAAGATCTCTGCCTGGGTGATCAATCGTGGTGAATCCGAGATCTCTTCCCGTCTGATCGGGAAAAAGGTCATGGCTGAACTAAAACAACTGGATGACGTTGCCTATATTCGCTTTGCAAGTGTATACAGAACCTTCAAAGACGTTCAGGAATTTGTGGAGACTCTGGAAGACGCCGAACTTCTTGATTTTGTCGACGCAAGTAATCCACAATTAAGCCTCACCGCTATGACATTTGTTGAAAGCGAGAAAAGTACGAACCATGAAACTGACAGCAAGACGCCAAGCCCGCGAACTCGCCCTCCAGGTCCTCTTTCAAACTGA
- a CDS encoding gluzincin family metallopeptidase produces the protein MHVILLLLSLSFIGCTKTSFQTFDWKEGDKTKIKAELASFDFAPAEKNLSGHEWIRLQPQIYQGLVVESAYKKEILADDGELTRLRAGVVKPETAFAHLDFASLEEQSSGILRKLQSAFPLFRKRPPQSVTPVITQRGGFYEIIWQVDYMDPKGQMWTLKLNRNLEVRSIRPAGSQFIDTSAWVYPRGPLLGSVQEVPLKGLYLEPTLANHWVYVSSQAPNKIDKVAGPLKFSMEDHRFDQTQAFVYLNESFSWFQSRLGFKMPFQVQAEVFVGYPEKTNSAFYYQGKIRLGQGDGEFYQNIPRDPSIVIHESAHAVIDVLAKLPFEGEGGSLNEGFADYFTAMQLGSPRMGEASYKKAPFRRTVLNDLKVTDRNGGLYHDSGIISGTLWEISEQLGFKKGLELSMAVLNRLVPGSDFADFGTTLKDVCAQKLSSEEARKVNGILSKRGWL, from the coding sequence ATCCTGCTTTTACTGTCTTTAAGTTTTATCGGCTGCACCAAGACCTCGTTTCAGACCTTCGATTGGAAAGAGGGAGATAAGACAAAAATCAAGGCAGAGCTTGCTTCCTTTGATTTCGCTCCCGCGGAAAAGAACCTGTCCGGTCACGAATGGATCCGCCTGCAACCTCAGATTTACCAGGGGCTCGTCGTTGAATCCGCCTACAAAAAAGAAATTCTTGCCGATGATGGGGAATTAACACGCCTCCGCGCGGGTGTTGTTAAGCCCGAGACCGCTTTTGCGCATTTGGATTTTGCCTCTCTTGAAGAGCAAAGTTCCGGCATTCTGCGAAAGCTGCAATCCGCCTTTCCTTTATTTCGCAAGCGTCCGCCACAAAGTGTGACTCCCGTGATCACTCAACGCGGTGGTTTTTACGAGATCATCTGGCAAGTGGACTATATGGATCCCAAAGGCCAGATGTGGACACTGAAGTTGAACCGAAATCTGGAAGTACGCTCGATCCGGCCAGCGGGTTCGCAGTTTATCGATACCAGTGCTTGGGTGTATCCACGGGGGCCTTTGCTGGGGTCGGTGCAGGAAGTTCCCCTGAAAGGTCTTTATCTGGAGCCCACTCTGGCCAACCATTGGGTCTATGTAAGTTCGCAGGCCCCTAACAAGATCGACAAAGTGGCGGGTCCCTTGAAGTTTTCCATGGAGGACCATCGTTTCGATCAAACGCAGGCTTTTGTGTATCTGAACGAATCTTTCAGTTGGTTTCAAAGTCGTCTGGGATTCAAAATGCCTTTTCAGGTGCAGGCCGAAGTCTTTGTGGGATACCCGGAAAAAACCAATTCTGCCTTTTACTATCAGGGGAAAATTCGTTTGGGCCAGGGCGACGGCGAATTCTATCAGAACATTCCGCGCGATCCGTCCATTGTAATTCATGAAAGCGCTCACGCAGTGATTGATGTGCTGGCCAAACTGCCTTTTGAGGGGGAAGGCGGATCCCTGAACGAGGGCTTTGCCGACTATTTCACAGCCATGCAGCTGGGAAGCCCTCGCATGGGAGAAGCTTCTTACAAAAAAGCCCCTTTCCGCAGGACCGTTTTGAATGATCTTAAGGTGACGGATCGAAATGGTGGTTTGTATCACGATTCCGGAATTATCAGTGGCACCTTATGGGAAATCTCTGAGCAGCTGGGTTTTAAAAAGGGACTGGAACTTTCCATGGCGGTTTTAAATCGTCTGGTACCGGGCAGCGACTTTGCCGACTTCGGCACGACCCTGAAAGACGTGTGTGCCCAGAAACTTTCGTCCGAGGAGGCGCGGAAAGTGAATGGGATTCTTTCCAAACGAGGGTGGTTATGA
- a CDS encoding pyruvate, water dikinase regulatory protein → MDGDNKTYTIYILSDSTGETAATMIRAALVQYTTKDVNIIRCKNVRTDTQAEAVIEECFERRGMLAYTVASQGLRAKIREMASGKGIPYFDLLGPLLSTLDTFFGQHSEDTVGALRAVDERYFKRIEAIEYTVKHDDGKTFAELDKADIVLVGISRTSKTPLSIFLSHKGWKVANVPLVLDTPLPEELFKIDQRRIVGLIIDMDSLQRIRKSRLEKFGQDPGGSYASMSHIAKEIEYAEKIFKVNRRWPVFNVTERALEETASEIVRIIAARLGLPDSVIF, encoded by the coding sequence ATGGACGGCGACAACAAAACCTACACCATCTATATTCTTTCCGACAGTACCGGCGAAACCGCTGCGACGATGATTCGTGCGGCTTTGGTTCAATACACCACCAAAGACGTCAATATCATCCGCTGTAAAAACGTGCGCACCGATACTCAGGCCGAAGCCGTTATCGAAGAATGCTTCGAGCGCCGAGGCATGCTGGCCTACACCGTTGCCAGTCAGGGCCTGCGCGCCAAGATCCGCGAAATGGCTTCCGGCAAAGGCATTCCGTACTTTGACCTTCTGGGCCCGCTGCTTTCCACCTTGGACACTTTCTTTGGTCAGCATTCCGAAGACACTGTGGGTGCTTTGCGTGCGGTCGATGAAAGATACTTCAAACGCATTGAAGCCATCGAATACACCGTGAAACACGATGACGGTAAAACCTTTGCCGAACTGGACAAGGCGGACATCGTTTTGGTGGGGATTTCCCGCACCAGCAAGACGCCGCTTTCCATCTTCCTGTCCCACAAGGGCTGGAAGGTCGCAAACGTCCCGCTGGTATTGGATACTCCCCTGCCGGAAGAATTGTTCAAGATCGATCAACGCCGCATTGTGGGCTTGATTATCGATATGGATTCCCTGCAGCGTATCCGCAAAAGCCGTTTGGAAAAATTCGGTCAGGATCCGGGTGGGTCCTATGCTTCGATGTCTCATATCGCCAAGGAAATCGAATACGCTGAAAAGATCTTTAAGGTGAACCGCCGCTGGCCGGTCTTCAACGTCACAGAACGTGCGTTGGAAGAAACCGCCAGCGAAATCGTGCGAATCATCGCCGCCCGTCTGGGACTTCCCGACAGCGTTATCTTCTAG
- a CDS encoding ABC transporter permease, producing the protein MVFLKLAIKSLKNRAFATTLTVISIALSVALLLTVERAKRAAEEGFTQTISKTDLIVGARSGPLQLILYTVFNMGNATHNISYETYEKVKAHPAIEWTIPYSLGDGHRGFRVVGTTQDFFKHYHYRGDQQVKFAQGKEFADIWDVVVGADVARKLKYSLGDRIVVAHGVTKGEGILQHDDRPFVISGILEPTGTPLDRAVYMSLQGMEALHVDWQDGAAPAMDKVIPREQLTNELKVHTITAFFVGAKSRIETLKLQREINTYEGEPLLAIIPGATLSELWNGLSYVEGVLRMISWMVVAVGFMAMLIALTTTLNERRREMAILRAVGAKSNQILGLLVFESALLTAVGVALGLVTSWGLIAVLKPWIETEFGLYLVGPWVTRYELMYLIITLVGGTLIGLIPALRAQKLALKDGLSVRI; encoded by the coding sequence ATGGTCTTTTTGAAGTTGGCAATCAAATCCCTGAAGAATCGGGCGTTCGCAACAACGCTGACGGTGATCTCCATTGCATTGAGTGTGGCTTTGCTTCTGACTGTCGAGCGCGCCAAGCGGGCCGCGGAAGAGGGCTTCACGCAAACCATCAGCAAAACCGATCTGATCGTCGGCGCACGCAGCGGTCCGCTGCAGTTGATTCTGTACACTGTCTTCAATATGGGGAATGCCACTCATAACATTTCCTATGAAACCTATGAAAAAGTAAAAGCACACCCGGCGATTGAATGGACTATTCCTTATTCATTGGGCGATGGCCATCGCGGTTTCCGCGTGGTGGGTACGACGCAAGACTTCTTCAAACACTATCATTATCGTGGTGACCAGCAGGTGAAGTTTGCTCAAGGCAAAGAGTTTGCTGACATCTGGGATGTGGTGGTCGGTGCGGATGTAGCCCGTAAGCTGAAATACAGTCTGGGAGATCGCATTGTGGTCGCTCACGGTGTGACCAAGGGCGAAGGCATCTTGCAGCACGATGACCGTCCGTTTGTGATTTCCGGTATTCTTGAGCCGACCGGCACGCCATTGGACCGTGCGGTTTACATGTCCCTGCAGGGGATGGAAGCTTTGCACGTGGACTGGCAAGATGGCGCCGCTCCGGCAATGGACAAAGTCATTCCGCGTGAACAGCTGACGAATGAATTGAAGGTTCACACTATCACGGCGTTCTTTGTGGGGGCCAAGTCCCGCATCGAAACCTTGAAGCTTCAGCGCGAAATCAACACTTATGAAGGCGAGCCATTGCTGGCGATCATTCCGGGGGCGACATTGAGCGAACTTTGGAATGGATTGTCTTACGTTGAAGGCGTCCTTCGCATGATTTCCTGGATGGTTGTGGCCGTGGGCTTCATGGCCATGCTGATTGCCTTGACGACAACACTGAATGAGCGCCGTCGTGAAATGGCGATCTTGCGTGCGGTGGGTGCGAAATCCAATCAGATTCTGGGGCTATTGGTGTTTGAATCCGCACTTTTGACGGCAGTGGGTGTGGCGTTGGGGCTTGTGACATCCTGGGGTTTGATCGCGGTGTTGAAACCGTGGATTGAAACCGAGTTTGGTCTGTATCTGGTGGGCCCATGGGTCACTCGTTATGAATTGATGTATCTGATCATCACTCTGGTTGGCGGGACGCTGATTGGTTTGATTCCGGCTTTGCGTGCGCAGAAGCTGGCCCTGAAAGACGGACTGAGCGTTCGTATCTAA
- a CDS encoding GTP cyclohydrolase, protein MEKFSQSLVSTITNLQKRLESVLDNDFEAKVEASERHAHFEPSRDLSLVRGLSLGLPEDHIDRAIVVFSRLALLFDAGVMLENHDGQWKAQAYFHKGATHLLKNNSKSFVKIPPMNLLSVMTTASQPMLEKLQLQHLDPENKTSCLLIKASPDFAFILFSGMADLWLKEHVENVRRALINGLAD, encoded by the coding sequence ATGGAGAAATTTTCGCAGTCTTTGGTGTCAACAATCACAAACCTTCAGAAACGACTTGAGTCTGTTCTGGATAATGATTTTGAAGCCAAGGTGGAAGCGTCAGAGCGCCATGCGCACTTTGAACCTTCCCGCGATCTGTCTTTGGTGCGCGGCCTTTCTTTAGGGCTGCCGGAAGATCATATTGATCGTGCGATTGTGGTGTTCTCGCGCCTGGCTTTGTTGTTTGATGCCGGCGTCATGCTGGAAAACCACGACGGTCAGTGGAAAGCACAAGCTTACTTCCATAAAGGTGCGACTCACCTTTTGAAAAACAACTCCAAGTCCTTTGTTAAAATTCCGCCGATGAATCTTCTGTCAGTGATGACCACCGCATCCCAACCGATGCTGGAAAAGCTGCAGCTGCAACATCTGGATCCGGAAAACAAAACGTCCTGCCTTTTGATCAAAGCCAGCCCTGACTTTGCCTTTATTCTTTTCTCGGGCATGGCGGACCTGTGGCTGAAAGAACATGTCGAAAACGTGCGCCGCGCGCTGATCAATGGACTTGCTGACTGA
- a CDS encoding ABC transporter ATP-binding protein — MSSSDLITIRDLSYTYEGQKNPTLHVPEFTVKKGEELFLYGPSGTGKTTLLEILAGVLRPTSGTVQILGRDFVKMSDSERDSFRAEHMGYVFQSFNLIPYLSVRENIELPLHLSPARKARLGSVDTEMVIRALCGNLGISDLLEKGVTELSVGQQQRVAVARALLGKPDLLLADEPTSALDADHREKFLKLLFELSELYGTTVVFVSHDRSIEKLFTRSISLESINKVV, encoded by the coding sequence TTGAGCTCAAGTGATCTGATCACCATCCGGGATTTGTCTTACACCTATGAAGGTCAGAAAAATCCCACGCTGCACGTTCCTGAATTTACGGTGAAAAAGGGCGAAGAGCTGTTTCTTTACGGCCCCAGTGGCACAGGTAAAACAACGTTGTTAGAGATTCTGGCGGGCGTGCTTCGTCCGACCAGCGGGACTGTGCAGATTCTGGGACGTGACTTTGTTAAAATGTCCGATTCCGAGCGTGATTCCTTCCGCGCGGAACATATGGGCTATGTCTTCCAAAGCTTCAATTTGATTCCGTATCTTTCGGTGCGTGAAAACATCGAACTTCCGCTGCATCTCAGTCCGGCCCGCAAGGCCCGTCTGGGCAGTGTGGATACCGAAATGGTGATCCGTGCTTTGTGTGGCAACCTGGGGATTTCCGACTTGCTGGAAAAAGGTGTCACGGAACTGAGTGTCGGACAACAGCAGCGTGTGGCTGTGGCCCGCGCCCTTCTGGGGAAACCGGATCTGCTCTTGGCAGACGAACCGACTTCGGCCCTGGATGCAGATCACCGCGAAAAATTCCTGAAGCTTCTGTTTGAACTGTCCGAGCTTTATGGCACGACTGTCGTGTTTGTTTCCCATGACCGCAGCATAGAAAAACTCTTTACGCGTTCAATCTCCTTAGAATCCATTAACAAGGTTGTGTGA
- the lgt gene encoding prolipoprotein diacylglyceryl transferase, with protein sequence MVHDFDPFALRISGDFGIRWYGLSYMMGFICAYILITWLAKRQRAGLSVQMVGDFITYAAIGTLVGGRLGYVLFYGPDLFLKFKSEFPYWGVLAVNEGGMASHGGIIGIVIACLLYARKYSVNSLYLLDLVAVTGPIGVFFGRIANFINGELVGRPCDPTYPLAVKFPQDIVSWPGQEAAKLTELVPVVEKVGVGREQWLELVDKFRFDMAAREQLYATLNKVIESIQDGNTAAKEAIAPLLTPRYPSQLFAAFGEGLLIFMFLFFLWRKPRKPGFIAACFVLIYAVVRVVDEHFRMPDAHIGFQALGLTRGQWLSLAMFVVGLILMVVWTRAASLKIPGWQRGHSIKLNRK encoded by the coding sequence GTGGTTCATGATTTCGATCCATTTGCTTTAAGGATTTCCGGAGATTTCGGAATTCGTTGGTACGGCCTGTCTTACATGATGGGTTTCATTTGCGCCTATATCCTGATCACTTGGTTGGCTAAAAGGCAACGTGCCGGTCTGTCTGTCCAAATGGTCGGCGATTTTATTACTTATGCGGCCATCGGTACTTTGGTGGGCGGTCGTCTGGGTTACGTGCTTTTCTATGGCCCGGATTTGTTCCTGAAATTCAAATCTGAGTTCCCTTACTGGGGCGTGCTTGCTGTCAACGAAGGCGGAATGGCCAGCCACGGGGGCATTATCGGGATCGTGATCGCGTGCTTGCTGTATGCGCGCAAGTATTCTGTGAACTCTTTGTACCTGCTGGATCTGGTGGCGGTGACGGGCCCGATCGGGGTGTTCTTTGGTCGTATTGCCAACTTCATCAATGGTGAGCTTGTCGGACGTCCCTGTGACCCGACCTACCCATTGGCAGTGAAGTTCCCGCAAGACATCGTTTCCTGGCCGGGCCAGGAGGCTGCGAAACTGACGGAACTTGTTCCGGTGGTGGAAAAAGTCGGCGTGGGTCGTGAACAGTGGCTGGAGCTTGTTGATAAGTTCCGCTTCGACATGGCAGCCCGTGAACAGCTGTATGCAACTTTGAACAAAGTGATTGAATCCATCCAAGACGGCAACACCGCAGCCAAAGAGGCGATCGCGCCATTGTTGACCCCGCGCTATCCATCCCAGCTGTTCGCCGCTTTCGGTGAAGGTCTGCTGATCTTTATGTTCTTGTTCTTCCTATGGAGAAAACCACGCAAGCCGGGCTTTATCGCGGCTTGTTTCGTGCTGATCTATGCGGTGGTTCGTGTTGTTGATGAACACTTCCGCATGCCAGATGCACACATCGGCTTCCAGGCTTTGGGTCTGACTCGTGGTCAGTGGCTGAGCCTTGCTATGTTTGTTGTCGGGTTGATCCTGATGGTTGTATGGACTCGCGCTGCTTCCTTGAAAATCCCGGGATGGCAGAGAGGGCACTCCATTAAGCTAAACCGTAAATAG
- a CDS encoding ZrgA family zinc uptake protein, which translates to MLKVLLFSLMAMAHSDHSAHNQSAHVHGAGKVSLAFDGKKGKLEFHAPAESIYGFEHAAKSKKDKQKKEAALSKLGEKISEMVVLDPALKCEIKLDMYEVIEKKNHSDVEGEFNISCEAPVAGSTITFSFQKVFPRLKKVQVEVLADQVQKSLEVGKNGETLELK; encoded by the coding sequence ATGTTGAAAGTTCTTCTGTTTTCCCTGATGGCCATGGCGCATTCCGATCACAGCGCGCACAATCAAAGTGCCCACGTTCATGGCGCTGGCAAAGTCAGTCTGGCCTTTGATGGCAAAAAAGGAAAATTGGAGTTCCATGCTCCGGCGGAATCCATCTATGGATTTGAACACGCGGCCAAATCCAAAAAGGACAAGCAGAAAAAAGAAGCAGCTTTGTCCAAGCTTGGCGAAAAAATATCCGAGATGGTGGTTTTGGATCCTGCTTTGAAGTGTGAAATCAAACTGGACATGTACGAAGTCATCGAAAAGAAAAACCATTCCGACGTCGAAGGGGAGTTCAATATCTCCTGTGAAGCGCCGGTGGCAGGCAGTACCATCACGTTCAGTTTCCAGAAAGTCTTCCCGCGCCTGAAAAAGGTGCAGGTCGAAGTGCTGGCCGACCAGGTGCAAAAGTCCCTGGAGGTTGGCAAGAACGGAGAAACTCTTGAGCTCAAGTGA
- the nusB gene encoding transcription antitermination factor NusB has translation MKLTARRQARELALQVLFQTEFAPQISYQTFLEVFEQSLDPEVITYADLIVTGVKSNKEAIDSKIQASSAHWKVERMATIDRNILRIAVYEMRFAADPIKENIAINEAVEIAKKYGTSDSGSFVNGLLDQVGKAH, from the coding sequence ATGAAACTGACAGCAAGACGCCAAGCCCGCGAACTCGCCCTCCAGGTCCTCTTTCAAACTGAGTTTGCTCCGCAGATCAGCTACCAAACATTCCTAGAAGTGTTTGAGCAGAGTCTTGACCCCGAAGTGATCACTTATGCTGATCTTATCGTGACCGGTGTGAAATCCAACAAAGAAGCGATTGATTCCAAGATTCAAGCCTCCAGCGCCCACTGGAAAGTGGAACGCATGGCGACCATCGACCGCAACATCCTGCGCATTGCCGTTTACGAAATGCGTTTTGCGGCAGACCCAATCAAAGAAAACATCGCCATCAATGAGGCGGTGGAAATCGCCAAAAAATACGGAACTTCCGATTCTGGCAGCTTCGTTAACGGACTTCTAGATCAAGTCGGCAAGGCTCACTAA